In Achromobacter pestifer, the DNA window CCATGTGTTGCTCGGCCAGGTCACGGTCCCAGCTGCCCTTGAAAGCCTCGAACATCTGTTGGCGCTTTTCGGGGTAGTTCATTTTTTCCGCGCCCACGACCAGGGCGACGTCGTACAGCCCTGCCTTGACCGCGGCGTGGGCCTGCATCAAGCCCGAACTCGAACTGGCGCAGGCGTTGTCGGTATTGAAGATGGCAATGCCTTGGAAGCCATAGGCGCGCAGCGAACATTGCCCGCGCACGCCGTGCTGGCCCTCCAGCGCGCCCTGGCGCGTATTGCAAAACCAGGCGGCCTCGATGGCCTCGCGTTCCAGCCCCGCGTCCCGCAGCGCCTGGTCCACGGCCATGGCCGACAACTGTTTCACGCTCAGGTCCAGGTGCTTGCCCAGCGGCGTCATGCCTATGCCAACAATGTACGTCTCGCTCATGTCTCTCTCTATTTTTCTATTGGCCGGTCAGGCCAGCTTGACCACGCCGCGCTGGCGCAGGGCTTCAATCTGTTCGTCGGCGTATCCCAGCTCATCCAGGATGGCGCGCGTATGCTCGCCATGGGCAGGCGCCGGCGCGTTGGCGATACTGCGCTGGCCATTGAACTTGACCGGCTGTCCGACCGTGCGCATGGGACCGTAGCGCTCGCTGTCCACGTCGACCAGAATGCCGCTGGCCAGGGTGTGAGGGTGATTCAACGCATCGGCGAATGTATTGATCTGCGCGCCCGGGATGCCGTTTTCCATCAGCAAATCCTGCCAATGGGCCGCATCCTCCCTCGCCAGCACCTCGTTCAGGCATTGCGCGACCAGGCTGCGGTTCTGCACGCGCATGGCATTGTTCTCGAAGCGCGGATCGTCCCGCATGCCCTCCAGGCCCAGCACGTCGCACAAACGCCGCCACAAGGCTTCGCTGGCCACGCCGATCAGGATTTTCTTGTCACGCGCCTGGTAGGCCTCGTAGGGGCAGAGGGATTCGTGGGCGCAGCCGAAGCGCTGCGGTTCGGTGCCCCGCTCCCAGAAACTTTGGAACATGTAGCCCAGAAAGGCCATGCCGGTTTCGAACAGGGAGGCCTCGATGCGGCATCCTTCGCCAGTCTGGCCGCGCTGCATCAATGCGGCCAGGATGGCGCTGGTGGCCTGCATGCCGGTGCCCTGATCCACCGGCGAAAAGGGTGCGCGCACCGGACCGCTGCCCTGCTCGCCCATGATCGAGCACATGCCGACGAAGGCTTGCAGAATCATGTCATAGCCCTTGCCGTGCGCCAGCGGACCGCTGCGTCCGTAGCCAGAAATACTGCAATACACCAGCCGCGGATTGATGGCGGACAAGGTCTCGAAGTCGATCTTCAGCCGCTCGGCCACGCCCGGGCCGAAGCTCTCGACGATCACGTCGGCGCTTTCAACCAGTTTGCGCACCACCGCCAGGCCCTCGGCGGATCTCAGGTCCAGCGCGATGCTGCGCTTGCCCCGGTTGGCATAGTGGAAGACCGCGCCTTCGCCATTGCGGAAGGGAGGCCAGCCGCGGGTGTCGTCGCCGACATCCCGCGCTTCCACCTTGATGACTTCGGCGCCCAGGTCTTGCAACGCCTGGGTGCAGATGGGGCCCGCCAGCACCTTGCTGAAATCCAGGATGCGTATGCCCGCGAGAGGTTTGATGGACATGGTGTGTTTCCTCCCGGGCCGTTCAGTAGCGGCCGCCAGTGACATGGATGACATCCCCGGTCAGGTAGCCCGCGGGCTCCGAGGCCAGGAACGTGACGACGCTGGCCACGTCATTCACATGACCGATGCGGGGGATGGGCGTCGTCGTCTGAGCCGCCTCTCGGATTTTTTCGTAGTGCGGCAGCCGCCGCACCGCCTCGGTGTCGATGATGCCCGGCGCCACGGCATTGACCGTTACGTTGTGGCGGCCGTGCTCCAGCGCCATGGCTCGCGTAAAGCCGATAAGGCCGGCCTTCGCGGCCGAATAATTGGCTTGCCCGGGATTCCCCAGGTGGGCGCGCGACGAGATGTTGATGACACGCCCCCAGTTCTTCTGGGCGAAATGCCGCGCCGCTTCGCGGGTGCACAGGAAGGCGCCCTTGAGAATGACGTCGACCACGCTGTCCCAGTCATCGAGGCCCATCTTGGTGATACGCATATCGCGCGTGAAACCGGCGTTGTTCACCAGAATGTCCACGCCTCCGTACTCGGCGCCAGCGCGCTCGAAGAGCTTGAGCACGGAAGCCTCGTCAGTGACATCCACTTGGCAGGCATGGGCCCGCCCGCCCGCGCGAACCAGATCGTCCGCGTGAGCCTGGGCGGCCTGGCCGTTGATGTCGGCCACGACGACCGCGGCGCCTTCACGGGCCAGCTGCGCGCATATCGCGGCGCCGATGCCGCTCCCGCCGCCCGTGACGACGGCCACTTTCCCATCCAATCCCAAATCCATCCAGGTCTCCAGTCTTGTGTTGTTGTTCGATGCCGCTGCACTGCTGTCCACAACAGCGTGTCCGCAGCTTGAATTGAAATGCAGAAATGATTTCCGCAATATATCCCAAAGTTCATTCCCGCTGCAATGTGATAAAAATTCTGGCCAATTTCCCCTATACAAATCCAATCGGACAATTGCGGAAATAATTTTCGTAATGTACATTGGCCTCGCTTTCAGCCTCAAGAACAGGAGACACAAGTAATGCCGAACACAGGCTTCGACCCCACTTCGCACCAGATGTGCGAGCAACGCTATTTCGACGATTTCAAGATTGGCGAACGCTTTGTCCTGCCCTCGCGCACGATGACCGACGCCCTGTTCGCCGCGTTCCAGCTGGCCAGCGGCGACAACCACCCCATTCACTACGACATCGAGTACTGCCGCGCCAACGGCATGCCGCACATGCTGGCCCACGGCTTCCAGGTGGCGATCCAGACAGCTGCGGGCGCTGGGCTGTTTCCGCACATGACCGAAGCGTCGATGAAGGGCTTTATTGAGCAAAGCTCGCGCTTCCTCGGCCCCGTCTATGTGGGCGACACCCTGTACAGCTCGCTGGAAATCGTGGAACTCAAGCCCGGCCGCAGCACCGGCACTGTCCGCATGGCGACCCGCGTGGTGAACCAGCGCGGCGAAACCGTGATGGATGGAACCCAGACCTATTTGCTGAAGAAACGTCCGACCGAATAACGAAAAGCGCTCAAGCCAGCGCACAGGAGAGAGACAACATGAAGCAATCGGCAGCCCGCCTCATCATGGCCGCGAGCATCGCCGCGGCGCCGCTGGCCGCGCATGCGGCCCAGGATGACTATCCGCAAAAGCCAATCACGCTGCAGCTCGGCTTCCCGCCGGGCCAGGCCACCGACACCGTGGCCCGCATGCTGGCCGAGCGCGCCGCACCCCGACTAGGCCAGCCCGTGATCGTCGAAAACAAGCCCGGCCAGGGCGGCAGCGTGCTGCTTTCGTCATTCGTGCGCCAGCCGCCGGACGGCTATACGCTGACGATTGCCGCAACCGGGGCCGCGGTCACGAATCACTTCCTGTACAAGACGGTGAACTACAAAACCCCGGACGACTTCACCCCGGTCGGCCAGGTGGCGGATCTGCCTCTGGTGCTGGTGGCCCGCCCGGGCATGCCGTTCAACGACATAGCCGGCCTGGTTGCCTATGCCAAGCAGAACCCCGGCAAGCTGAACTACGCCAGCCCGGGCACAGGCACCTCATCCAACCTGGCGATGGAAACGCTGAAGTTCCAGAACGGACTGCGCATTGAACACATCCCGTACCCGGGTAGCGCGCGCGCCATGACCGACCTGCTGGCAGGACAGGTCGACATCGCCTTCGATACCGTGCCGGCGGTGCAGGCGTTTGTCAGTTCCGGAAAATTGAAGGCGCTGGCGATCGGTTCGGAACAGCGTCTCAAGCTGTTTCCGCAAGTGCCGACCATGAAGGAAAGCGGCTTTGGCACCGTGCCGGCCCACGTCTGGATCGGTTTCCTGCTACCCAAGGGAGCATCGCCCGCGGTGGTTCAGAAGCTGAACAGCGTATTCAATGCCGTGCTTCAGGACAAAGAGGTCATCGAGAAACTGGAGGGGCTGGGAGTCGTGGCGCACACGACCACCCCAGAAGGCTTCGAGGCCATGCTGCGCCAGGAGTTGCCGCGCTGGGGCGGCATCGTCAAGCAGGCGGGCCTGGAACCACAATAGACGCCTCAGACCGACCGCAACAAAAAACCCGCACTCTCTGACGAGAAATGCGGGTTTTGTGCATTTCCAGGGATGGCCTGGAAAAAATTCTTGGTGCCGACGGCGAGACTCGAACTCGCACAGCTTTCGCCACTACCCCCTCAAGATAGCGTGTCTACCAATTTCACCACGTCGGCTAACTTCAGCCAGAAAAGCGTGCTTTCCTGGAAAGTCGAATATTCTATCACGCAAATCGGGAACCGGGTGCTTCCGTGCCGCTGTGTCGCTGGAACGCCACCAACCCGTCCCCAAGAGCTCGCCAGAGGGGCCATGGACGGCCCCTCCCCCGGTCTATTAGTTGATCTGCAGGTTGGTCGCCTTGACGACTTCACCCCACTTGCGGGTTTCGCTTTCCATGAAGGCCTTGAACGCCTGCGGCGTGTTGGGCGGCGGAGGCATCAGGAAGCCGTTGGTCTGGTAGCTGGCGGCCAGGGCGGCGTCGGAGGTCAGGGCCTTGTTGATGGCGGCGTTGACCTTCTGCACGACTTCCGGCGGGGTGCCGGCGGGCGCGAACAGGCCGAACCAGGCGGCCACGTCGAAGCCTTCCACGCCGGATTCGGCGATGGTGGGGATTTCCGGGGCGAACGGCACGCGGCTGCCGGTGGTAACGGCCAGGCCGGTCAGCTTGCCGGCGCGCACGTGGGGCAGCAGCGGCGGCAGGTTGTCGAAGATCGAGTCCACCTGGCCGCCCAGCAGGTCGGCCACGGCCGGGCCGCTGCCGCGGTACGGGACGTGCAGGATATCGATGCCGGTCTTCATCTTGAAGAGTTCGCAGCCCAGATGCGCGGACGAGCCGTTGCCGGGCGAGGCGCAGGTCAGCTTGCCGGGATTCTTCTTGGCGTAGGCGATGTATTCCTGCACCGACTTGACTGGCACGCTGGCGTTGACGGCCAGGATGTTGGGCACCACATTCAACAGGGCGACCGTGTCCAGGTCCTTGAGCGCGTCATAGGACATCTTGGAGTAGAGCGACTGGTTGATCGCGGTGGAAATCGATCCCACGAACAAGGTATAGCCGTCGGGCGCCGAACGGGCGACCGACTCGGCGCCGATGTTGCTGTTGGCGCCGGGCTTGTTCTCCACCACGAAGGTCTGGCCGAATTCCTTGCCCAGCACGTCGGCGATCATGCGGGCGCTGATGTCGGTGGTGCCGCCCGGGGCATAGCCCACGACCAGCCGCACCGGCTTGGCAGGATAGGCCCCGGCCTGGGCCTGCGCCGGTCCGCTGGCGATGCACGCCAGCACCGCCGCCACGCCGGCCAGTTTGGTATAGATCTTCTTCATGTTTCCTCCTGTCGAAAACGGATGGGCGCGCAGGGGGATGCGCGCCGCTTTTTGTTGTTGTGTGGGCAGTCCTGCCCGGGGCGGCGGCGCCGCCCGTGTCAGGCGGCGCGCGCCGGACGCAAGGGCGCGATCAGGTCCGGCGTGAGGTCGGCCAGCGTCGCGCAGCCGAGCAGCGCCATGTTGGTCGAGATTTCGCTGCGGAATATGTCCGCCACTTTGCGGATGCCGGCGCTGCCGGCCACGGCCGCGCCAAACAATTGGGGCCGGCCGGTGAAGACCATGCGCGCGCCCAGGGCCACGGCCTTGAGCACATCGGAGCCGCGGCGAAAGCCGCCATCGACCATGACCGGGAAAGCGGGCGGCACCGCGGCCACCACGTCGGGCAGCGCCTGTAGCGGCGAAATGCAGCCGTCGAGCTGGCGTCCGCCGTGGTTGGACACGATCACGCCGTCGGCCCCTGCCGCGCAGGCCAGGCGCGCGTCGTCGGGATGCATCACACCCTTGAGCACCAGTTTGCCCGGCCAGTTCTCGCGGATCCAGCGGATGTGCTCCCACGACAGCTTGTCGCGTTCGCCGCGAAAGCCGTTGGGCGGGTCCTGGGTGATGGGGGGGCCGATGTCCTCGTACAGGTTCGAGAACCGGGGCACGCCGCTGCCCAGCAGCGTGCGCAGGAAGACATTGAAGCTCCAGCGCGGGTGGCGCATGCCATCCAGCATGACGCTGGGACTGAGCTTGAAGGGCACGGTGAACGAGAGCTTCTGCAAGTTCTCGCGGTTGGCGCCGACGCAGGTGTCTATGGTCACCACCAGCACCGGGATCTCGGCCTGTCGCAGCCGCGCCAGCAGCTTGGCGATGCGCTCGGTATTGCCGGGCAGATAGGCCTGATACCAGCAGCGCTTGCCCGTGGCTTGCTGCAAGCGTTCCAGCGGCACGCTGGAAGCGCCGCTGATGATGAACGGAATCTCGGCCTGCTGGGCGGCCTGCGCCAGCGCCAGGTCGCACTCATGCATGACGATGGCGGCGAACCCGGTAGGCGCGAACCCCACCGGCATGGCGTAACGCTGGCCGTAGAGTTCGACCCCGCTGCTGCGCTGGTCCACCACGCGCAGGCCGCGCGGCCGCAAGCCGACGTCGCCCAGCGCGCGCACGCTCTCGGAGAGCGAGGCGCCGTCCTCGGTGCCGCCGCAGACGTAGCCTTCGACGCAGCGCGGCATGATGCGCCGCGCCTCGCGTTCGAAGTCGCGCACGGACAGGCAGCGGTCCAGACGGCTCATGCAGCCACCGGCGAGCCGGCCTGCGCGCCCAGCGCCTGCATGCACGCGGCCAGCGAACGGTCCTGCGTGTCCTGGTAAAGCGTCAGCTCGTCCTGCACCTTGGCGCCCAGGGCCTGCTCGAAGGCGGCCTGGCTGGCGTTCTGCGCGTATTCGGCCTGCGCCTTGTCGCCCAGGTTCGACTGGAAGATGCCGGCAGCGCTGACGGGCAGGAAGTCCTCGTACACCAGCGGCTCGAAGCGGAGGTAGCCCTGGGCGATCAGGTCTTGCAGGC includes these proteins:
- a CDS encoding CaiB/BaiF CoA transferase family protein, with translation MSIKPLAGIRILDFSKVLAGPICTQALQDLGAEVIKVEARDVGDDTRGWPPFRNGEGAVFHYANRGKRSIALDLRSAEGLAVVRKLVESADVIVESFGPGVAERLKIDFETLSAINPRLVYCSISGYGRSGPLAHGKGYDMILQAFVGMCSIMGEQGSGPVRAPFSPVDQGTGMQATSAILAALMQRGQTGEGCRIEASLFETGMAFLGYMFQSFWERGTEPQRFGCAHESLCPYEAYQARDKKILIGVASEALWRRLCDVLGLEGMRDDPRFENNAMRVQNRSLVAQCLNEVLAREDAAHWQDLLMENGIPGAQINTFADALNHPHTLASGILVDVDSERYGPMRTVGQPVKFNGQRSIANAPAPAHGEHTRAILDELGYADEQIEALRQRGVVKLA
- a CDS encoding MaoC family dehydratase, producing MPNTGFDPTSHQMCEQRYFDDFKIGERFVLPSRTMTDALFAAFQLASGDNHPIHYDIEYCRANGMPHMLAHGFQVAIQTAAGAGLFPHMTEASMKGFIEQSSRFLGPVYVGDTLYSSLEIVELKPGRSTGTVRMATRVVNQRGETVMDGTQTYLLKKRPTE
- a CDS encoding Bug family tripartite tricarboxylate transporter substrate binding protein, translating into MKQSAARLIMAASIAAAPLAAHAAQDDYPQKPITLQLGFPPGQATDTVARMLAERAAPRLGQPVIVENKPGQGGSVLLSSFVRQPPDGYTLTIAATGAAVTNHFLYKTVNYKTPDDFTPVGQVADLPLVLVARPGMPFNDIAGLVAYAKQNPGKLNYASPGTGTSSNLAMETLKFQNGLRIEHIPYPGSARAMTDLLAGQVDIAFDTVPAVQAFVSSGKLKALAIGSEQRLKLFPQVPTMKESGFGTVPAHVWIGFLLPKGASPAVVQKLNSVFNAVLQDKEVIEKLEGLGVVAHTTTPEGFEAMLRQELPRWGGIVKQAGLEPQ
- a CDS encoding Bug family tripartite tricarboxylate transporter substrate binding protein gives rise to the protein MKKIYTKLAGVAAVLACIASGPAQAQAGAYPAKPVRLVVGYAPGGTTDISARMIADVLGKEFGQTFVVENKPGANSNIGAESVARSAPDGYTLFVGSISTAINQSLYSKMSYDALKDLDTVALLNVVPNILAVNASVPVKSVQEYIAYAKKNPGKLTCASPGNGSSAHLGCELFKMKTGIDILHVPYRGSGPAVADLLGGQVDSIFDNLPPLLPHVRAGKLTGLAVTTGSRVPFAPEIPTIAESGVEGFDVAAWFGLFAPAGTPPEVVQKVNAAINKALTSDAALAASYQTNGFLMPPPPNTPQAFKAFMESETRKWGEVVKATNLQIN
- a CDS encoding alpha-hydroxy acid oxidase, with the protein product MSRLDRCLSVRDFEREARRIMPRCVEGYVCGGTEDGASLSESVRALGDVGLRPRGLRVVDQRSSGVELYGQRYAMPVGFAPTGFAAIVMHECDLALAQAAQQAEIPFIISGASSVPLERLQQATGKRCWYQAYLPGNTERIAKLLARLRQAEIPVLVVTIDTCVGANRENLQKLSFTVPFKLSPSVMLDGMRHPRWSFNVFLRTLLGSGVPRFSNLYEDIGPPITQDPPNGFRGERDKLSWEHIRWIRENWPGKLVLKGVMHPDDARLACAAGADGVIVSNHGGRQLDGCISPLQALPDVVAAVPPAFPVMVDGGFRRGSDVLKAVALGARMVFTGRPQLFGAAVAGSAGIRKVADIFRSEISTNMALLGCATLADLTPDLIAPLRPARAA
- the fabG gene encoding 3-oxoacyl-ACP reductase FabG, translated to MDLGLDGKVAVVTGGGSGIGAAICAQLAREGAAVVVADINGQAAQAHADDLVRAGGRAHACQVDVTDEASVLKLFERAGAEYGGVDILVNNAGFTRDMRITKMGLDDWDSVVDVILKGAFLCTREAARHFAQKNWGRVINISSRAHLGNPGQANYSAAKAGLIGFTRAMALEHGRHNVTVNAVAPGIIDTEAVRRLPHYEKIREAAQTTTPIPRIGHVNDVASVVTFLASEPAGYLTGDVIHVTGGRY